The region TGTCCACGTGTTGGCAGCGACGCAACCTTAGCCCCGCTCGATTTGGTCACTCCCAATTCTTTCGACAACAGTTACTTCAAGAATCTGATGCAAAACAAGGGTCTCCTTCAATCTGATCAAGTGCTTTTCAATGGAGGCTCCACGGACAGCATTGTCTCTGAATACAGCAGGAACCCTGCAAGATTCAGAGTTGATTTTGGATCTGCCATGATCAAAATGGGAGATATAGGTCTTCTCACTGGATCTTCCGGGCAGATAAGGAGGATTTGCAGTGCTGTCAACtagtttttcctttcttaatttttttgcttgaagATTCTCTCGGATCAAGTGTGCAGACATAACGATGTGTTATTTGTTTTCTCAAATTGTTTCATTCATTTAGTCCGTcaagtataaattaataatcaagaaaattcGTTCATGGGTTGTCCTATTCGTGTTTTGTTCACTGGTCGTCTTACCCCTTGATCAACCACACCCTGTGCTCCCTGTTCTTGGGCTTGATCAGCTCCTTTCCATGGACTCACTCATCGGGACTAATTTTACCTCTATTATTGAATTGGTTactcaaatataattaaattaataaaacgtTCAAATATGATTTAAGTTGAATAATGGAATGATTGTTTTAGAAAGACAGGTGATCTaatttgagagattttttttaattagatttggTTATTTTTGCAAACATGGATGAGCTCATGGAGTTGATGAATGTgcttaatttatgatttttcaaattatttggtCTAACAAGTAAACCTCTTGTTAGTTTTGACTATAAGatcttcttataattttatatatataacttttgtttttcttgctagtttgtCATTAATGTTATGAAACTAGCACCGATTAATATTAAATCCttgacaattataaaaaaaaaattactaaattgcTTGGAACATGCATTCATCAACTCGAATCACACACCTGCTTacaaaaccttataaaaagcaaaactcTCAATCTTACAAGATATATAGCCACCCGAACATCTCCAACTTGATTATTGGCCAAACGTAGGAAAACACTGCGAGCTGAAGTACAAACGTGGACAACACAAAAAAAGCAAACATTGTGACCAACTTGCCAAAGTCACACAGTTGACATCTTCTCTTGTTGGGAAAACTAGGGACAattaaccggatcaattcattgaaatacaattcacaattcacaagtcccaattctttttccctctttgtgcagtaaaaaacagaatcaaacaatgaacaaatataatgcaacaatcacacaaatcaacgccaagatttttacgtggaaaacccgatgagggaaaaaccacgggaccggagtccacctaaaaacttccactatcacaaataatgggttcacaataGTTCTttctcagattcaactaagggctacaacatatatatcatcaagaacaacttattctcggattacaacaaaattaaagagagtaatgttagagaaaagctcacaacactgacagccctgttttctgtcaaaacgaccagcttccacaccaccaatcgtCAATCCAACCGTTCAGAATGAAGAGTAACGTGTCTAAAAGCTGCTGTCCAAATCTCAAcctgatccaacggtgaacgaactggaaatcgaagaaagaagaccaaggttgtcaaaaacgcttttttgacacgacacgaaaatataatataaactcgacTCGTAAACTCGAATTgtaaaatcgtaaaatcggaagtaaaatttttaaactaaaaatcgtaaaatcgcaagtaaaatattttaaacaatacaaatatccaaacatcttaaaatacataattcaaataaaagtaaaatcaacaatacaaatatccaaacatcttaaaatacataattcaaataaaaattcatacatgtcCATAGTATTTCAATAACTAAAAGTTAACACACTTAAAACAAACAGTCTGTAggtgtgtcatgtaaactaaacaCACCCTCATTGCCTTTGTCTTCCTCATTATTCCTAAAACAGTCATCAAAATCATTACCATCTAAAggattattactactactactagtaccAGCACCGATATTAGGAACATTAGTGCTACTACTAGTACCAGGACCAACACCAATATTGTCAACAATATTTAACTCCAAGCTCCTTGAATTATCTGGATTGACATCATTCTGAATCTCTAAATCATCTTCAGTTCCATGACACTCCATCCCAACATCATTaagattttcttcatcatcactttCATCTTCTTTACCGTTTTTCCTTCATGTTGCACTATCAATGACACTAAGCAAATCAAAGTTGGATGAACCATCATGTTTCTCTCCCTCGGTTATCCAATCATCATCAGATGAGAGATGATCAAAAACTTCACCAAAATCATTAGCTTGCTTTTTGACTTggttatcatttaatttcagattgcatattacaaataccaagtcattcatttttttctggtgCAAATGATTTCTTCGTTTTGTATGAACCTATGTaagcaattcaaattaataccaTATAAgattcttataaaatataaaaacattaaaaagaaaaaggaaaaaacttacCATCTCAAATGCACTCCAGTTTCGCTCGCATCCAGATGAACTACAAGTCAAGCTTAGAACTCGAATTGCAAATTTTTGTAGCTCTGGACATTCATCCCCATAAGAATCCCACCATTTAGCTGGAGTCTTTTTATCCCTTGTTATCCTGGCAGCCTCAATACCGAACAACCCACTTGCATCCTTGAATGAATCAAGTTGCAAGTCAATTTTACACCTTTCACTTGCGTCGGGCATCATTCTTTCTAAGCATTgatataatccaattttaaagttggcattaaatttaaaattagaattataatgataatgaggATTCAAATAATATGCTGCTGCATGTAAAGGTCTGTGAAGTTGAAGTTCCCATCTTGCATCAATGATATTCCATATAGGCATataactacaaaataaaaataagaatattatcATCAACATTACATGACCTAGCTGGTAAACATTATAATCAACTGATagtagtaaataaataattatcaagATATATAATCAATACCTTTTTTTCACAGAACCAAAATTCACTTgtatcttctcttttgcttGATCCATTGCTTCATATATAAAACCCATAGCTGGTTTCTCATCTGAATCAACTAATCGAAGAACTTTTATCAGAGGATATGCTGCCTTAATACATGTAGTAACATCATGCCAAAACTTGTTGTCCAAAACACAACTTTGAATTCGCTTCCCTTCTTCTGTTTTTGAAAACCTACATGACCTCCATTGGATGGAAGTAAACATTGTCATCAACTGTATCTTACAATCACTCAAACATCCAAGAGTTAAGTATGCAGTAGCAAATCTAGTGGTAGCAGGCCTAATCAAATCCTTTCCTTTTGTAAAGTGTCTGAGCATGGAAATGAGAATAGTTCTTGAATATATGTATAAGGTGATTCTCCTCCCATTAGCAATAGTTACTTTATGGACCTCTAGTTTCTTCTCAAAATCTTCCAATATCAAGTCAATACAATGGGCAGCACATGGTGTCCAaaacaatctttttctttttcccatcAATAATTGCCCCTGCTGCCTTATAATTTGCAGCATTGTCAATGACTACTTGCACCATATTTTCCTCTCCAATCCTCTCCACAATAGCATccaacatctaaaaaaaaaataatgaatgaagaaacaaaaataaaacagcaaTCTTATTAATGAAACACAACATCAACAAGCAagtttccttatatatatatataagcatatgAATACATTCAAAACACCTAGGTGTCTGCGCACAGGAGGACAAAAAGACTTGCAGACATCAAAGAACACCCAACATCAATAATActaattgttaaaaattaaattgggagttttgataaattttcaattaaacatgcataatttcCATCAATCACTCTCTTCTAGACACAAGAATTGCCAGCATTGGTTAGGTTGAATAAAAGCATTCAATTTATGAACCGTaaccctaaaaataaatttgggggttttcataaattttcacTTAAACGTGCATAATTAGGATATCAATCatggtaaaaacatttcataaacctTATATTATTGAATCAATAGCCTAAAACCATTATTCAAAGtatcgggaaaaaaaattcttacatGTGTTCTTCAGTTACAGGTGAGGGAGATGGATCAACACGACAGAATAACACCTGAGATTGAGAAAGTTAGGTTAGAACTGTTTAGTGTAACTTAAATtgcaacaaagaaaacaaaaaccataaattaattacctgagCTATCgaagaaaacaatgcaaaacCTAACCCGTTTACAGAGAAGGGGTAAAACAGGATGTtcgatggtgatgatgatgggtCTGGTGCGATGTTGCCATGGGTCTCTGTTTTTGTTGGTTTGCAGAGAAATATTGAAACTGTTAAGATGAAGGAGAAAAGGattaagatgaagaaaaaaaatagggttgTTGAAGACGAATgcgaagatgatgaacagtttCGGATAAAGAAAGATGAAATCGATGAAGAGAGGGTGATTTTTGAACAGTTAGGAATCGTTGTTATTAGGGACGAAGAAGGATATTGGAAGAGTggaagtaaattaattttcagcGTAATTGGTTTTGTTGGATCTGTGTTTCGGTGTGGGGGGAGAGAGTGAAAATAAACGGTTCGGATTTTATGTAATCAACGGTCTACATAATTTTAGTTAtatattaacattttaatttttttttttcaattagcaacggaaaatccgttgctaaattcaacGTAAATTTtgcaacggattatccgttgctaaaatccgttgctaatattaaaaaaataatatatatgtaattCGTTGCAAATCCGTTACTGAATTTAGAAACGaaattatccgttgctaaattcagatGCTAATACCCCCTTTTTTAGTAGTGACAGCTATGGAAGGAATCACAAAGATGGCCACATGCATGATCagagaaaaagaaggaattGGTTAACCTTCCATTTGTAGAAAAAGACTCAGAAGAAACTACAGCACACAGTCTTGAATGAGAAGTCTCTTGTTTATTCATCACAAACAGCAGGCTTATATAGCCTTTTACAAAGAGATGCagcaatcaaaataacaatACACGAGAAACAGAAAACAGCTCCTCCTGGGGAAATAGGAATTGCTAAACAGATTGGAACAATAAACTGTTAACCTCTAACAGTCTATCACCATTAATCAGTGCCAGCGTTTCATTTTTCTGTTGAAGATTCCTGGTCCATATGTGGATACAAAAATCTCCACTAGGAGGGGAAATTGCAACAACATGAAAAAAGTTACAGGGATAGAGGCAAGCAGTACAATTGGAATTATAATTTGCAGTCTCCCATCCAACATAATTACAAGAGCAGAACAGAAGGTTACCATCATGGCTGCAATAGAGAAGAAAAGCATGGAAAGGCCGATAATTAACTTAGTGGGCAAGGATTTAAGGAAATCTTCCTCTGCGTATCGCGACGTAAGAATTCCTAAGAACATCAACACTGATGTTgatgaagaaaagagagagactgCATCCGCTACTATAAATACTGTAAAAGATTTCTCATCTTTAAAAACCGGATAGCCGGTCTCTTGAACGTTGCCGCCGGGAACAGTAAATGCGACAGTAAACATAATTGTAATGATGAGAGCACCCACAACTGTACAAGAAGTTGCTGCTTCTTTCATCCATTGCTCTCCTTTCACTAGCAAGTCCTTATGGTCAGACGTAAATAATTCCCTGGCTGTCTGATTGTTGTTATTACGATGATCCTTGTCTCTAGGATCCACAATGCTTTCCACTTCCTGCATCAAGATTTTTGAATTCGAgtgaaattaattctttttggaTAACAATGAAAATGTGTAAATGGGTAGCCTAAATTCAAATCAATCAGGTCTTAATCAggttcaatcattttttttaaaagatgttgAGTGTAGAAAGCTCACCTTGTACCATTGTAGTTCTCTTTGCATCTGTAGAGCTGCACCAGAGATCCGAGCTAGTTGAGAAGGAGGTGATAGTTTTGCTGCCAAATGTAACATTGTATTTCCAGAGCTATCTTCGATGCAAACAAATCGTGCTTTTTCTGCTTCCAGTCCATAGAAAAGGCTGAGCACTTTTTCTTGCCGGTTTGCAATCGAGGACATAAATAGGTGCCTTGAGTTGCCATCTACACTAATCATTAAATGAGGACAAGCTTTAATCACCTCAGTAATAAACTCAACCATGCCATTCTCTATAGCTTTGTGGAATGCTCCGTGTAGAGCTGCCTTGAGGTATTCCTCATAATCCAGAGTTGATATAAACTCACACGTACACCGTAGAATTTTATCTGAATAAATGTGGATCTTCTTCAAATCATATATTTGCTTGATTCCTGGATCAGCCATTAAAGAGTGATCAGATAAAACCATGATAATGATGATAGAAATCAAGAGATGTCAGATATATTTTGCTTACCTAAGAATGCGAGGAGTTTTATTGCAAACCCACGCAATTTGCTTAACACTGAAAAGTTGGACAAAAACAAGTTAGAGAAATTATCACAAGCAGCATACATGTATACTAATCAAGCTTGCATGTATTAAGTTTTCAatgcaatgatattttttttttaatgagatttatCGGATTTGGGATTGAATAAAGGATCGGATACTTGGATTAGGGTTCAAAAAAGTCTATATTTTtggaaaatagaaataaatatatcaagaaacTGTCCAAAGTTTTTACAATCTTGAAGGGCCATGCAGCCCAATTGGACTTGTATACTTATGTCCTGTGCTTGCCATACCCCTTTAAAGGAGAGGGAGCAAAAACAGAGAGCGATTGGTGCAAATACCTTGGAGGATAATGTTCTTCGACTCACTTACGCTTTGATCAGGCATATTAACACGAACATTGTCATCAGTTGTAGCAATTGATTGCATGGGAATACCTGCCATGATTTTAGAATCAAGTCAATCTTAGTGAATATAACTCGAAGTTTACCTAACATaacttatgaaaaaaatgattttttaacatgaatcataattttaaaagttttttttttaatttatagatcatttataaagaaataagtTCAAATAACTTTATTTGAACTCTCACGACTTGTATACATATGTCCTGTGCTTGCCCTACCCCTTTAAAGGAGAGGGAACAAAAACAGAGAGCGATTGGTGCAAATACCTTCTTGAAGGATAATGTTCTCCGACTCACTTAGGCTTTGATCAGGCATATTAATACGAACATTGTCATCAGTTGTAGCAATTGATTGCATGGGAATACCTGCCATCATTTTAGAATGCAAGTCAATCTTAGTGAATATAACTTCAAGTTTGCCTATCAtaacttatgaaaaaaaatgtttgataaaaataatttaaagtaattattttaaagaatagaTATATTATAAGttgaaattcataaattaaagtttaattttttcctaaaCTTTATATGACATTAAAATTTTGACTcagttttataataaattttgatttaaacaaaaaatcatttctaaataaatattttacaatttttctacgggtctaaaattaaaaaacaactcatatcaatttacaaaaattatatcaaatagaACCTTccgcttttctttctttgtgacGGTGTGATAATCTCCAAAAACATATACGTAAAAAAGATTGGCAGAGGAAATGAAGAGAAATGGGAGGAGGAAAAATCGAAGGAAGAGATACTAACATGAATAGATCCATTGCTGCCAAAATGCAAGTCGACTTGCACTTGGGAATATTTGAGGCATCTTAGACAAAGAAATCAAAACGTTCGACTTCAGAACTAATTCATCCGTTCTAGTAGCAGAACGTGGGATGCGAAGcagaaaatcaaaagcaataTCTGGGATTGCAATAGCAAAAAGAAACAGCAAAAGAAGCAACAAGAAAGATGAGGTTTTACTGTTTTGAAATGTTAATCAATTACAAGTCATTTTGTTTCGTATCAACTTATTATTGCAATAATTTCCCATCTTACCtgatttttcttcccttttctattatttaaaagaagaacaaataataattaaaaattcacatgaaattgacaaaatgattttaagttaaaaacaaaaggattattcatatatttcttaaaaccatagtaattaattatttttattaaattacaggaaataaataataatttactcaAAAGGGAaaatttatggaaaaaaaatagacaaaaaaggGAAAATGAGTAATTAATGGGTAAAGTCTCTTACCAAGCAGTTGAGAACCAATAGCAGTACTTAGGAAGCGAGATCCTTGGTCGACATTGCCTCGACAAAGAAATTCAATTGGAGTAACAGAGTATAGATAAAGAACCATATCCTTGTGACTTCCTACAGATGCCTCAACAAGTGGGATCTTTTGAAATCGATTTGCGAAGGTAACCAAGTTTTTGTTCTTGCTCACCAAACATTCTGCCATCCTTCTTATTCCAACAATGGCAGCAATAGAAAGAGCTGTGTTGCTTTGATTATCTAGTATTTCCAATTCTTCTACTGACATCAACTTCACCAACTCCTCCACAACTTTCAGATTTCCAGAAGAAGCTGCTACATGAAGGGCT is a window of Populus nigra chromosome 10, ddPopNigr1.1, whole genome shotgun sequence DNA encoding:
- the LOC133705646 gene encoding uncharacterized protein LOC133705646 isoform X3, with the translated sequence MATTNISPSSIVVEVLRDDNYDDWSACMKSYMLAQDLWDFIEPTGLQEVDSKPTDNQEGDSKALRKKNAAALHAIQISCAPYILSNIRSITSAKVAWDTLANLQQQHSPSHKEQSVEAEQSVEAEQSVEAEPSEDDEQSVEAEQSVEAEQSVEAEPSEDDEQSVEAEQSVEAESQGPGEKKNLAGAVSNEMNASLLTLYKHAHNGDWDSIKNYLSQYPNAKKAQIKPYGGTALHVAASSGNLKVVEELVKLMSVEELEILDNQSNTALSIAAIVGIRRMAECLVSKNKNLVTFANRFQKIPLVEASVGSHKDMVLYLYSVTPIEFLCRGNVDQGSRFLSTAIGSQLLGIPMQSIATTDDNVRINMPDQSLSESENIILQEGIPMQSIATTDDNVRVNMPDQSVSESKNIILQVLSKLRGFAIKLLAFLGIKQIYDLKKIHIYSDKILRCTCEFISTLDYEEYLKAALHGAFHKAIENGMVEFITEVIKACPHLMISVDGNSRHLFMSSIANRQEKVLSLFYGLEAEKARFVCIEDSSGNTMLHLAAKLSPPSQLARISGAALQMQRELQWYKEVESIVDPRDKDHRNNNNQTARELFTSDHKDLLVKGEQWMKEAATSCTVVGALIITIMFTVAFTVPGGNVQETGYPVFKDEKSFTVFIVADAVSLFSSSTSVLMFLGILTSRYAEEDFLKSLPTKLIIGLSMLFFSIAAMMVTFCSALVIMLDGRLQIIIPIVLLASIPVTFFMLLQFPLLVEIFVSTYGPGIFNRKMKRWH
- the LOC133705646 gene encoding uncharacterized protein LOC133705646 isoform X1; the protein is MATTNISPSSIVVEVLRDDNYDDWSACMKSYMLAQDLWDFIEPTGLQEVDSKPTDNQEGDSKALRKKNAAALHAIQISCAPYILSNIRSITSAKVAWDTLANLQQQHSPSHKEQSVEAEQSVEAEQSVEAEPSEDDEQSVEAEQSVEAEQSVEAEPSEDDEQSVEAEQSVEAESQGPGEKKNLAGAVSNEMNASLLTLYKHAHNGDWDSIKNYLSQYPNAKKAQIKPYGGTALHVAASSGNLKVVEELVKLMSVEELEILDNQSNTALSIAAIVGIRRMAECLVSKNKNLVTFANRFQKIPLVEASVGSHKDMVLYLYSVTPIEFLCRGNVDQGSRFLSTAIGSQLLDIAFDFLLRIPRSATRTDELVLKSNVLISLSKMPQIFPSASRLAFWQQWIYSCIPMQSIATTDDNVRINMPDQSLSESENIILQEGIPMQSIATTDDNVRVNMPDQSVSESKNIILQVLSKLRGFAIKLLAFLGIKQIYDLKKIHIYSDKILRCTCEFISTLDYEEYLKAALHGAFHKAIENGMVEFITEVIKACPHLMISVDGNSRHLFMSSIANRQEKVLSLFYGLEAEKARFVCIEDSSGNTMLHLAAKLSPPSQLARISGAALQMQRELQWYKEVESIVDPRDKDHRNNNNQTARELFTSDHKDLLVKGEQWMKEAATSCTVVGALIITIMFTVAFTVPGGNVQETGYPVFKDEKSFTVFIVADAVSLFSSSTSVLMFLGILTSRYAEEDFLKSLPTKLIIGLSMLFFSIAAMMVTFCSALVIMLDGRLQIIIPIVLLASIPVTFFMLLQFPLLVEIFVSTYGPGIFNRKMKRWH
- the LOC133705646 gene encoding uncharacterized protein LOC133705646 isoform X2, which codes for MATTNISPSSIVVEVLRDDNYDDWSACMKSYMLAQDLWDFIEPTGLQEVDSKPTDNQEGDSKALRKKNAAALHAIQISCAPYILSNIRSITSAKVAWDTLANLQQQHSPSHKEQSVEAEQSVEAEQSVEAEPSEDDEQSVEAEQSVEAEQSVEAEPSEDDEQSVEAEQSVEAESQGPGAVSNEMNASLLTLYKHAHNGDWDSIKNYLSQYPNAKKAQIKPYGGTALHVAASSGNLKVVEELVKLMSVEELEILDNQSNTALSIAAIVGIRRMAECLVSKNKNLVTFANRFQKIPLVEASVGSHKDMVLYLYSVTPIEFLCRGNVDQGSRFLSTAIGSQLLDIAFDFLLRIPRSATRTDELVLKSNVLISLSKMPQIFPSASRLAFWQQWIYSCIPMQSIATTDDNVRINMPDQSLSESENIILQEGIPMQSIATTDDNVRVNMPDQSVSESKNIILQVLSKLRGFAIKLLAFLGIKQIYDLKKIHIYSDKILRCTCEFISTLDYEEYLKAALHGAFHKAIENGMVEFITEVIKACPHLMISVDGNSRHLFMSSIANRQEKVLSLFYGLEAEKARFVCIEDSSGNTMLHLAAKLSPPSQLARISGAALQMQRELQWYKEVESIVDPRDKDHRNNNNQTARELFTSDHKDLLVKGEQWMKEAATSCTVVGALIITIMFTVAFTVPGGNVQETGYPVFKDEKSFTVFIVADAVSLFSSSTSVLMFLGILTSRYAEEDFLKSLPTKLIIGLSMLFFSIAAMMVTFCSALVIMLDGRLQIIIPIVLLASIPVTFFMLLQFPLLVEIFVSTYGPGIFNRKMKRWH